A genomic window from Luteolibacter sp. LG18 includes:
- a CDS encoding NADH-quinone oxidoreductase subunit C, translating into MSAEDVSKVREKFGAQVKSSNEFRGEHTVTVELAALHEVMAFAKNELGYGMVIDIASLDHFGDDPRFEMVYELVTVDDSKHLRVKSPVGEDESVPSVTDLWAGADWHEREVYDMMGIRFTNHPDLRRILMWEGYPFYPLRKDFPLQGRPSDMPDVAFTGIAPLEGGPFVTCAGGDDTIGREPRARVVD; encoded by the coding sequence ATGTCCGCGGAAGACGTGAGCAAGGTGCGCGAGAAATTCGGCGCGCAGGTGAAGTCCAGCAACGAGTTCCGCGGCGAGCACACCGTGACGGTGGAGCTGGCGGCGCTGCACGAGGTGATGGCCTTCGCGAAGAACGAGCTGGGCTACGGCATGGTGATCGACATCGCCAGCCTCGACCACTTCGGCGACGATCCGCGGTTCGAGATGGTCTATGAACTGGTCACCGTGGACGACTCGAAGCACCTGCGGGTGAAGTCGCCGGTGGGCGAGGACGAGTCCGTGCCGAGCGTGACCGACCTGTGGGCCGGGGCGGATTGGCACGAGCGCGAGGTGTACGACATGATGGGCATCCGGTTCACGAACCACCCGGACCTGCGCCGCATCCTGATGTGGGAGGGCTACCCGTTCTACCCGCTGCGGAAGGATTTCCCGCTCCAGGGGCGTCCTTCGGACATGCCGGACGTCGCCTTCACGGGCATCGCGCCGCTGGAAGGCGGGCCGTTCGTGACCTGCGCGGGCGGTGACGACACCATCGGCCGCGAACCGCGGGCTCGGGTGGTCGATTGA
- the trpA gene encoding tryptophan synthase subunit alpha, which yields MNRIDAAFARLRSEGKKAFVAYVAAGDPGFEASLEILKDLAAAGADIIELGLPFSDPLADGIVNQMAADRALKAGMTTAKSLELIRRFRETNETPIVLFTYLNPVFTYGYERFHQDAAAAGADGILLLDLPPDEADQNAELARGEGLKHIRLIAPTTPADRVGLLAKSAEGFIYALSRTGVTGGHVAPSANIAAQVAAIKAHTETPVCVGFGITTPDQAKMVAESADGVIVGSAIVKQVELHPDRAAAAVREFTAPLIAATKSV from the coding sequence ATGAACCGCATCGACGCCGCATTCGCCCGCCTCCGTTCCGAAGGGAAAAAAGCCTTCGTCGCCTACGTGGCCGCCGGTGACCCGGGATTCGAGGCCTCGCTGGAAATCCTCAAGGACCTCGCCGCCGCCGGCGCGGACATCATCGAGCTGGGCCTGCCGTTCTCCGATCCGCTCGCCGATGGCATCGTCAACCAGATGGCCGCCGACCGCGCCCTGAAGGCCGGCATGACCACCGCGAAGTCGCTGGAACTCATCCGCCGCTTCCGCGAGACGAACGAGACCCCGATCGTCCTCTTCACCTACCTCAATCCGGTCTTCACCTACGGCTACGAGCGCTTCCACCAGGACGCCGCCGCCGCCGGGGCCGATGGCATCCTGCTCCTGGACCTGCCGCCGGACGAGGCCGACCAGAACGCCGAGCTCGCCCGCGGCGAGGGACTGAAGCACATCCGCCTGATCGCCCCCACCACCCCCGCCGACCGCGTGGGCCTGCTGGCAAAGAGCGCGGAGGGCTTCATCTACGCCCTCTCCCGCACCGGCGTCACCGGCGGCCACGTCGCCCCCTCCGCGAACATCGCCGCCCAGGTGGCCGCCATCAAGGCCCACACCGAAACCCCGGTCTGCGTCGGCTTCGGCATCACCACCCCGGACCAGGCCAAAATGGTTGCGGAATCCGCGGATGGCGTGATCGTCGGCTCGGCGATCGTCAAGCAGGTGGAGCTCCACCCGGACCGCGCCGCCGCGGCCGTCCGCGAGTTCACCGCCCCGCTCATCGCCGCCACCAAGTCGGTCTGA
- the nuoB gene encoding NADH-quinone oxidoreductase subunit NuoB, translating into MVTPSQQPLHAAYDSKIEGNVIFTRVDAAINWMRKNSMWPMPMGLACCAIEMMAAACSRFDLSRFGAEVMRFSPRQADVMIVAGTVTYKMALAVKRIWDQMPEPKWCIAMGACASSGGMYRSYAVLQGIDKLIPVDVYISGCPPRPEALIEGLMKLQAKIEGQPALQQQKQEFFNEMA; encoded by the coding sequence ATGGTCACTCCTTCCCAGCAGCCGCTCCATGCCGCCTACGATTCGAAGATCGAGGGCAACGTGATCTTCACCCGCGTGGATGCGGCGATCAACTGGATGCGGAAAAACTCGATGTGGCCGATGCCGATGGGCCTCGCCTGTTGCGCGATCGAGATGATGGCCGCCGCTTGCAGCCGCTTCGACCTCAGCCGTTTCGGCGCGGAGGTGATGCGCTTTTCGCCGCGCCAGGCGGACGTGATGATCGTGGCCGGCACGGTGACCTACAAGATGGCGCTGGCCGTGAAACGCATCTGGGACCAGATGCCGGAGCCGAAGTGGTGCATCGCCATGGGCGCCTGCGCCTCCTCCGGCGGGATGTACCGCAGCTACGCGGTGCTCCAAGGCATCGACAAGCTGATCCCGGTGGACGTTTACATTTCCGGCTGCCCGCCGCGCCCCGAGGCGCTGATCGAGGGCCTGATGAAGCTCCAGGCGAAGATCGAGGGCCAGCCCGCGCTCCAGCAGCAGAAGCAGGAGTTCTTCAACGAGATGGCCTGA
- a CDS encoding alpha/beta hydrolase, with the protein MSREDTHSQGQPQTAPPGTITHLRDIDYAGNGQPSQTLDLLIPPPRDGGPRPVVVFIHGGSWDSGEKEDGLGPLGLLATGEFVLATLNYRLVGEACWPAQLDDTRAALAYLRTHAATYGIDPERIAVIGVSAGGHLAGMLGTEVPQGLRGVISLYGPTNFLTLVGNPESLEPQEAEAAARIFGPVADLLETAREASPVHRITANTTPFLFIHGTLDDVVPLSQSEEMHAALVRAGVESTLVPVAGAGHGFFSLPLLVPVLAFLRRHLLDPALEQRRAG; encoded by the coding sequence ATGTCACGGGAAGACACCCATTCCCAAGGCCAGCCCCAGACGGCTCCCCCCGGCACGATCACCCACCTGCGGGACATCGATTACGCCGGGAACGGCCAGCCGTCCCAGACGCTCGACCTGCTGATCCCGCCGCCGCGCGATGGCGGGCCGCGGCCGGTGGTCGTCTTCATCCACGGCGGCTCGTGGGACTCCGGGGAAAAGGAAGACGGCCTCGGCCCGCTCGGCCTGCTGGCCACCGGCGAGTTCGTGCTGGCCACCCTCAACTACCGGCTCGTCGGCGAGGCCTGTTGGCCCGCGCAGCTGGACGACACCCGCGCCGCGCTCGCCTACCTCCGCACCCACGCCGCCACCTACGGCATCGATCCCGAGCGGATCGCGGTGATCGGGGTTTCCGCGGGCGGGCACCTCGCGGGCATGCTCGGCACCGAGGTGCCGCAGGGCCTGCGCGGCGTGATCAGCCTCTACGGCCCCACCAATTTCCTGACGCTGGTGGGGAATCCCGAGTCGCTGGAACCGCAGGAGGCGGAAGCCGCCGCGCGGATCTTCGGCCCGGTGGCGGACCTGTTGGAAACCGCCCGGGAGGCATCGCCGGTCCACCGCATCACCGCGAACACCACGCCCTTCCTGTTCATCCACGGCACCCTCGATGACGTCGTGCCGCTCTCCCAATCCGAGGAGATGCACGCCGCGCTCGTCCGGGCCGGGGTGGAAAGTACGCTGGTCCCCGTAGCTGGCGCGGGCCACGGCTTCTTCTCGCTGCCGCTGCTCGTCCCGGTGCTCGCGTTCCTGCGCCGGCACCTGCTGGACCCGGCCCTCGAACAGCGCCGCGCCGGGTGA
- a CDS encoding rhomboid family intramembrane serine protease, producing MNRLVARAHGVRRGLGQLREARMPWLIAALVLAIQAGVEAGGGYLRHPEWFEWFGLSRAGVLRGWLWQPLSYALLHGSWAHAILNVVCLLLLGTRVEHVLGSRRLVRAMVASILGGAAGHLLLAVEKDLTLVGISGAAYGLLLLVTTLSPDSKMWPLMVSGRWLGVGLLVTTGLLALMDPALGVPGLADLGRWMSAQGMEAGWKFSHGCHFGGGLAGWLYGRWLLRPRVTLAKLRRERERREKALSTKSKIPNGE from the coding sequence ATGAATCGTCTGGTGGCCCGTGCCCATGGAGTGAGGCGGGGGCTGGGCCAGCTCCGCGAGGCGCGGATGCCGTGGCTGATCGCCGCGCTGGTCCTCGCCATCCAGGCGGGCGTGGAAGCCGGGGGCGGCTACCTGCGGCACCCGGAGTGGTTTGAATGGTTCGGCCTGAGCCGGGCGGGCGTCCTGCGCGGGTGGCTGTGGCAGCCGCTGAGCTACGCGCTGCTCCACGGGAGCTGGGCGCACGCGATCCTCAATGTCGTCTGCCTGCTGCTGCTGGGCACGCGGGTGGAGCACGTGCTCGGCTCGCGGAGGCTGGTGCGGGCGATGGTGGCCTCGATCCTCGGCGGGGCGGCGGGCCACCTGCTGCTGGCGGTGGAAAAGGATCTGACGCTGGTGGGGATCTCCGGGGCGGCCTACGGGCTGCTGCTGCTGGTGACCACGCTGTCCCCGGACTCCAAGATGTGGCCGCTGATGGTGTCCGGGCGCTGGCTGGGAGTCGGGCTGCTGGTGACCACCGGCTTGCTGGCGTTGATGGACCCGGCGCTGGGCGTGCCCGGGCTGGCGGACCTCGGGCGCTGGATGTCGGCGCAGGGGATGGAGGCCGGGTGGAAGTTCAGCCACGGCTGCCACTTCGGCGGCGGCCTCGCCGGCTGGCTCTACGGCCGCTGGCTGCTGCGCCCACGGGTGACACTGGCGAAGCTGCGGCGGGAACGGGAACGGCGGGAGAAAGCTCTGAGCACGAAATCCAAAATTCCAAACGGGGAGTAA
- the dapF gene encoding diaminopimelate epimerase, with protein MLLHFYKMNGAGNDFIVVDNRDLSLSAELDGDIIAALCDRHRGIGADGLLAVEPAENGADYKFRYYNADGGEAEMCGNGARCFGRFTAHLGDEPAERVTFETIAGTLAADMVGENVRIAMSEPKDLKLNTGVEIEDLVGDLHFLNTGVPHVVVFVDDLDETDVVEHGAAIRFHEAFAPAGTNANFAKVLEPGHIAIRTYERGVEDETLACGTGMVASALIHHLLTGAPSPIQVDVEGGDTLEIGFEKTGDQSFTNVTLSGPADFVFEGEIEI; from the coding sequence ATGCTCCTCCACTTCTACAAGATGAACGGTGCCGGCAACGATTTCATCGTCGTCGACAACCGCGACCTGTCCCTCTCCGCTGAACTCGATGGCGACATCATCGCCGCGCTCTGCGACCGTCACCGCGGCATCGGTGCCGATGGCCTGCTGGCCGTCGAACCCGCCGAGAACGGCGCGGACTACAAGTTCCGCTACTACAATGCCGATGGCGGCGAGGCCGAGATGTGCGGCAACGGTGCCCGCTGCTTCGGCCGCTTCACCGCCCACCTCGGCGACGAGCCGGCGGAGCGCGTGACCTTCGAGACCATCGCCGGCACCCTCGCCGCGGACATGGTCGGCGAGAACGTCCGCATCGCCATGTCCGAGCCGAAGGACCTGAAGCTCAACACCGGCGTCGAGATCGAAGACCTCGTCGGCGACCTCCATTTCCTCAACACCGGCGTGCCCCACGTGGTCGTCTTCGTCGACGACCTCGATGAAACCGACGTGGTCGAGCACGGCGCGGCGATCCGTTTCCACGAGGCCTTCGCCCCGGCCGGCACCAACGCGAACTTCGCCAAGGTCCTGGAGCCCGGCCACATCGCCATCCGCACCTACGAGCGCGGCGTGGAGGATGAAACGCTCGCCTGCGGCACCGGCATGGTCGCCAGCGCGCTGATCCACCACCTCCTCACCGGTGCCCCGTCCCCGATCCAGGTGGACGTGGAAGGCGGCGACACCCTGGAGATCGGCTTCGAAAAGACCGGTGACCAGAGCTTCACCAATGTCACCCTCTCCGGTCCCGCCGACTTCGTCTTCGAAGGCGAGATCGAGATCTGA
- a CDS encoding glycoside hydrolase family 36 protein — protein sequence MDHCKKLLLLAAVTVVGSARGADASALLKLLHDSPGRVVLEDGSLAPAEVALVRKDEGLVSRWAVVNKGKAAVKIREVVLYDGDHGLPGETPLHGEGFTKLSQTAGTLAKPVDLDTYTDRAHYKIPEPDQLRTVYSVVTLAPAGQPRLLLGFSSCRRFTGRFGFDGKRLRISEDTENLMLEAGKTWQLEDFVASAGEDREALYDGFTAAVSTNHPRLKHDPVPTGWSSWICFGPRVTAKDVSDNSRWMKENLPGLRYVQIDDGYQPWMGDWLETGKAFGGGVQEVLKDIRKDGLEPALWVAPFVASPQSKLFKEHPEWFVTGDDGKPLPSNKIGFGGWRMGPWYVIDGTHPGARKWLEDTFRTMHREWGVTYFKLDANYWGAIHGGHHHDPNATRVEAYRRGMEAILRGAGDSFILGCNHPLWPSLGLIHGSRTSMDVAPSWKSFKSTGRENLYRNWQNGRLWWNDPDSLLLGTKNADVMGPDGKPVSKGGVTPDETLFHATLLRATGGMLLSGDNLPSLPPDRVALLKKSIPPTGRPFRFADESFTLGRLQETGREWVAVFNWDDQPADREVPLGGKAKLADYWSGGDLGVHEDSFKLTAMPPHSGRLLEIVPAK from the coding sequence ATGGATCATTGCAAAAAACTCCTTCTCCTGGCGGCTGTGACGGTCGTTGGGTCCGCGCGTGGCGCGGACGCTTCCGCGCTTCTCAAGCTCCTCCATGACAGCCCCGGGCGGGTGGTGCTGGAGGATGGCTCTCTGGCTCCGGCGGAAGTGGCGCTCGTTCGCAAGGACGAAGGTCTGGTCTCGCGGTGGGCGGTGGTGAACAAGGGCAAGGCCGCGGTGAAGATCCGCGAGGTGGTGCTCTATGATGGTGACCACGGCTTGCCCGGGGAGACCCCGCTGCACGGCGAGGGCTTCACGAAGCTGTCCCAGACCGCGGGCACGCTGGCAAAGCCGGTGGATCTCGATACCTACACCGACCGCGCCCATTACAAGATCCCGGAGCCGGACCAGCTCCGCACCGTTTACAGCGTGGTGACCCTCGCGCCTGCCGGGCAGCCGCGGCTGCTGCTGGGCTTCTCCTCGTGCCGGCGTTTCACCGGGCGCTTCGGCTTCGATGGCAAGCGGCTCCGCATTTCCGAGGACACGGAGAACCTCATGCTGGAGGCGGGCAAGACGTGGCAGCTCGAGGACTTCGTGGCCTCCGCCGGGGAGGATCGCGAGGCGCTCTACGACGGGTTCACCGCGGCGGTTTCGACGAACCATCCGCGGCTGAAACACGATCCGGTGCCCACCGGCTGGAGTTCGTGGATCTGCTTCGGCCCGCGTGTCACCGCGAAGGACGTGTCCGACAATTCCCGCTGGATGAAGGAGAACCTGCCCGGGCTGCGTTACGTCCAGATCGACGACGGCTACCAGCCGTGGATGGGCGATTGGCTGGAAACCGGCAAGGCCTTCGGCGGCGGCGTGCAGGAGGTGCTGAAGGATATCCGCAAGGACGGGCTCGAGCCCGCGTTATGGGTCGCGCCCTTCGTGGCCAGCCCGCAATCGAAGCTCTTCAAGGAGCATCCGGAGTGGTTCGTGACCGGGGACGATGGCAAGCCGCTGCCTTCGAACAAGATCGGCTTCGGTGGCTGGCGGATGGGGCCGTGGTATGTGATCGACGGCACCCATCCGGGCGCGCGGAAGTGGCTGGAGGACACCTTCCGCACGATGCACCGCGAGTGGGGCGTGACTTACTTCAAGCTCGACGCGAACTATTGGGGCGCGATCCACGGCGGCCACCACCACGACCCGAACGCCACCCGGGTGGAAGCCTATCGCCGCGGCATGGAGGCGATCCTGCGCGGCGCGGGGGACAGCTTCATCCTCGGCTGCAATCATCCGCTGTGGCCGTCGCTCGGGCTGATCCACGGCTCTCGCACCAGCATGGACGTGGCGCCTTCATGGAAATCCTTCAAGAGCACCGGCCGCGAAAACCTCTACCGGAATTGGCAGAACGGCCGCCTGTGGTGGAACGATCCGGACAGCCTGCTGCTGGGGACCAAGAATGCCGACGTGATGGGGCCGGACGGCAAGCCGGTGAGCAAGGGCGGGGTCACGCCCGATGAAACCCTCTTCCACGCCACCCTGCTCCGCGCCACCGGTGGCATGCTGCTGAGCGGCGACAATCTGCCCTCGCTCCCGCCGGACCGCGTCGCGCTGCTGAAGAAATCCATCCCGCCGACCGGGCGGCCATTCCGCTTCGCCGACGAGTCGTTCACCCTCGGCCGTCTCCAGGAGACAGGGCGCGAATGGGTGGCGGTTTTCAACTGGGACGACCAACCCGCCGACCGTGAAGTGCCCCTCGGCGGCAAGGCGAAGCTCGCCGATTACTGGAGTGGCGGCGACCTCGGAGTCCATGAGGATTCCTTCAAACTCACCGCCATGCCGCCCCATTCCGGGCGGCTGTTGGAGATCGTGCCGGCGAAGTGA
- a CDS encoding DUF6055 domain-containing protein, whose product MNLHPSLLATFGSALLLSGLPPAMGQEPAPAPPPKSLAPLTLPSTKPGEKDTFIPAKLGQVPAGNDFRDPESEFCFKRSKSSNHFLILWAKEYGDDPMANTKPNRRFNADEVLQAAELSYEVTLNRLKWAPDPNSRANRYKMLIIVTGGDNGTAYGGCAEDKVGVLWTPAVRINRGPYGVVAHELGHSFQGLTRADGAERFANGGIFAEMTSQYVLWQVFPEWQTFENYHLKAYLKATHLAFLHPDNRYHTCYPLEYWSFRHGPEFIGRMWREVAKNEDPVLTYQRLTKIDQTRFNDEMFDAARRFITWDMPRIEKTAARYADQDTTSVEPLPDGVFRIAPKLAPQNYGYNAIKLTVPAAGTTVHLGFKGTAGQDGASQVNLKKAGWRYGFLAHLQNGTRTYSPIYSAAQGTADYVVPADTKFLWLVVMGAPTGHWVRDDKQPVDEAWPYQFKLTGSAPDAAIVTRPPNG is encoded by the coding sequence ATGAACCTCCACCCGTCCCTCCTCGCCACCTTCGGCAGCGCCCTGCTGCTTTCCGGCCTGCCGCCCGCGATGGGCCAGGAGCCCGCGCCCGCACCACCCCCGAAGTCCTTGGCGCCCCTCACCCTCCCGTCAACGAAGCCCGGGGAAAAGGACACCTTCATCCCCGCCAAGCTCGGCCAGGTTCCGGCGGGCAATGACTTCCGCGATCCCGAAAGCGAGTTCTGCTTCAAGCGCAGCAAGTCCTCGAACCACTTCCTGATCCTGTGGGCGAAGGAATACGGCGACGATCCGATGGCGAACACCAAGCCGAACCGCCGCTTCAACGCGGACGAGGTTCTTCAAGCCGCGGAGCTGTCCTACGAGGTCACCCTCAATCGCCTGAAGTGGGCCCCCGATCCGAACTCGCGGGCGAACCGCTACAAGATGCTGATCATCGTCACCGGCGGCGACAACGGCACCGCCTACGGCGGCTGCGCGGAGGACAAGGTGGGCGTGCTGTGGACGCCCGCGGTGCGCATCAACCGCGGTCCCTACGGCGTGGTCGCCCACGAGCTCGGCCACTCGTTCCAGGGGCTGACCCGGGCCGATGGCGCGGAGCGTTTCGCCAATGGCGGCATCTTCGCCGAGATGACCTCCCAGTATGTCCTCTGGCAGGTCTTCCCGGAGTGGCAGACCTTCGAGAACTACCATCTCAAGGCTTACCTGAAGGCCACCCACCTCGCCTTCCTCCACCCGGACAACCGGTACCACACCTGCTACCCGCTCGAGTATTGGTCATTCCGCCACGGCCCGGAATTCATCGGCCGGATGTGGCGGGAGGTCGCGAAGAACGAGGACCCGGTGCTCACCTACCAGCGCCTCACCAAGATCGACCAGACGCGGTTCAACGACGAGATGTTCGACGCCGCCCGCCGCTTCATCACCTGGGACATGCCTCGCATTGAGAAGACCGCCGCGCGCTACGCCGACCAGGACACGACTTCCGTCGAACCCCTGCCCGACGGCGTGTTCCGGATCGCACCGAAGCTCGCACCGCAAAACTACGGCTACAATGCCATCAAGCTCACCGTGCCCGCGGCCGGCACCACCGTGCACCTGGGCTTCAAGGGCACCGCCGGCCAGGACGGGGCCAGCCAGGTGAACCTCAAAAAGGCTGGCTGGCGCTATGGCTTCCTCGCCCACCTTCAGAACGGCACCCGGACCTACAGCCCGATCTACTCCGCCGCCCAGGGCACCGCCGATTACGTCGTGCCCGCGGACACGAAATTCCTCTGGCTGGTCGTGATGGGAGCCCCCACCGGACACTGGGTCCGCGACGACAAGCAGCCCGTGGACGAGGCATGGCCCTACCAATTCAAGCTCACCGGCAGCGCCCCGGATGCCGCCATCGTCACCCGCCCGCCGAACGGGTAG
- a CDS encoding prepilin-type N-terminal cleavage/methylation domain-containing protein, whose product MNSRSFSRAGKSSSRPPTGFSLVELLTVIAIIAILLTVGAVGLGGMTGGKNVNSAVTTAEALFAQARAEATGRATRACVLVDINDPSDRVNYLRRMVVAYEEIDPATNQPVKDKWVVTDRGAVLPDQVYFSKTYSKGGDGQTLEEITLSEDNVKKQFAGKYLSYKFTSEGISSAPGSTFVVGFGVRPGTNGEPRVTGSAKRDFGGFVVWRNGTTSLFRSPDQAGIPSSVTNF is encoded by the coding sequence ATGAACAGCCGATCCTTTTCCCGCGCGGGGAAGTCCTCCTCGCGTCCCCCCACTGGCTTCTCGCTGGTGGAGTTGCTCACCGTGATTGCGATCATCGCGATCCTTCTCACCGTGGGAGCGGTTGGATTGGGCGGCATGACGGGCGGTAAGAACGTCAACAGCGCCGTGACCACGGCGGAAGCCCTGTTTGCCCAGGCGCGTGCGGAGGCCACCGGCCGCGCCACCCGCGCCTGCGTGCTGGTGGACATCAACGACCCCTCCGACCGCGTCAACTACCTGCGCCGCATGGTGGTGGCCTACGAGGAGATCGATCCCGCCACCAACCAGCCGGTGAAGGACAAGTGGGTGGTCACCGACCGCGGCGCGGTGCTTCCGGACCAGGTGTATTTCAGCAAGACCTACAGTAAGGGCGGCGATGGCCAGACGCTCGAGGAAATCACCCTCAGCGAGGACAACGTGAAGAAGCAGTTCGCCGGGAAGTATCTCAGCTACAAGTTCACCTCGGAAGGCATCAGCTCGGCCCCGGGTTCCACCTTCGTCGTCGGCTTCGGTGTCCGCCCGGGCACCAATGGCGAGCCGCGCGTGACCGGCAGCGCCAAGCGCGACTTCGGTGGCTTCGTCGTCTGGCGGAATGGCACCACCTCGCTGTTCCGCTCGCCCGACCAGGCCGGCATTCCTTCTTCCGTGACCAATTTCTAA
- the dapA gene encoding 4-hydroxy-tetrahydrodipicolinate synthase, translating to MRFSGTYTALITPFRDGKVDVPAFQALIERQIAGGVTGIVPVGTTGESPTLDTDEHIEVIRLAVEFAAGRCQVVAGTGANATHEAIELTQAAEKAGATGTLQVCPYYNKPSQEGLYQHFKKIAAETSLPIMLYSVPGRSGIEIGVETTARLAADCPNIVSIKEAGGSVERVNQLVAALPADFAILSGDDPLTLPFMVCGAVGLVSVASNIIPETMSKLVNLCLAGDFTAAAALHKQTYPLLKGLMSLDVNPVPIKSAAVLLGQCLEEFRLPLVPLSAPNKDALTALLKSNGLLG from the coding sequence ATGCGTTTTTCCGGCACCTACACGGCCCTCATCACCCCCTTCCGCGACGGCAAGGTCGACGTTCCCGCCTTCCAAGCCCTCATCGAACGGCAGATCGCCGGCGGCGTCACCGGCATCGTCCCGGTGGGCACCACCGGTGAATCCCCCACCCTCGATACCGACGAGCACATCGAGGTGATCCGCCTCGCCGTCGAGTTCGCCGCCGGCCGCTGCCAGGTGGTCGCGGGCACGGGCGCGAATGCCACCCACGAGGCCATCGAGCTGACCCAGGCCGCCGAAAAGGCCGGTGCCACCGGCACCCTCCAAGTCTGCCCGTATTACAACAAGCCCTCCCAGGAAGGCCTCTACCAGCACTTCAAGAAGATCGCCGCGGAAACCTCCCTGCCCATCATGCTTTACAGCGTGCCGGGCCGCTCCGGCATCGAGATCGGCGTGGAAACCACCGCCCGTCTCGCCGCGGATTGCCCGAACATCGTCTCCATCAAGGAGGCAGGTGGCTCGGTGGAGCGCGTGAACCAGCTCGTGGCCGCCCTCCCGGCCGACTTCGCCATCCTCTCCGGCGATGACCCGCTGACGCTGCCGTTCATGGTCTGCGGGGCCGTCGGCCTCGTCTCCGTGGCGAGCAACATCATCCCGGAAACCATGAGCAAGCTGGTGAACCTCTGCCTCGCCGGGGATTTCACCGCCGCCGCCGCCCTCCACAAGCAGACCTATCCGCTGCTCAAGGGCCTGATGTCGCTGGACGTCAATCCGGTGCCGATCAAGTCCGCCGCCGTCCTGCTCGGCCAGTGCCTGGAGGAATTCCGCCTGCCGCTGGTCCCGCTCAGCGCCCCGAACAAGGACGCGCTCACCGCCCTGCTGAAGAGCAACGGCCTGCTGGGCTGA
- the galE gene encoding UDP-glucose 4-epimerase GalE — protein sequence MPDSILVTGGAGYIGSHTVRLLASQGRKIVVLDNLVYGHEQAIVDESVVLVKGDVGDRSLVESLFAEHGFAAVVHFAAYAYVGESVTDPLKYYRNNTAEPLVLLETMQKHGCKTFVFSSTCATYGVPESIPIVESNPQRPINPYGRSKLMLEWVLEDCGRAWGLRSACLRYFNASGSSADGLIGEDHNPETHLIPRVLMAVTGEIEHVEVFGTDYDTPDGTGIRDYIHVEDLAEAHALALDHLVGGGESVKVNLGTGVGVSVRQIIDAVEEITGNKVPVKYGPRREGDPAMLIADPSQAKAVLGWEARRKDVRDMVRPAWAWANGPRKGRYDR from the coding sequence ATGCCTGATTCCATTCTCGTGACCGGCGGAGCCGGCTATATCGGTTCCCACACGGTTCGTTTGCTCGCTTCCCAAGGTCGGAAGATCGTCGTTCTGGACAATCTCGTTTACGGCCACGAACAGGCCATCGTCGATGAGTCCGTGGTGCTTGTGAAAGGTGACGTGGGCGACCGCTCGCTGGTCGAGAGCCTTTTCGCCGAGCACGGGTTCGCTGCCGTGGTCCACTTCGCCGCCTACGCCTACGTGGGCGAATCGGTGACCGATCCGCTGAAATACTACCGGAACAACACCGCCGAGCCGCTGGTGCTGCTCGAAACGATGCAGAAGCACGGCTGCAAGACCTTCGTCTTTTCCTCCACCTGCGCCACCTACGGCGTGCCGGAGAGCATCCCGATCGTGGAGAGCAATCCGCAGCGCCCGATCAATCCCTACGGCCGCAGCAAGCTGATGCTCGAGTGGGTGCTCGAGGATTGCGGCCGCGCCTGGGGCCTGCGCAGCGCCTGCCTCCGCTATTTCAATGCCAGCGGCAGCTCCGCCGATGGCCTGATCGGCGAGGACCACAACCCGGAAACCCACCTCATCCCGCGCGTGCTGATGGCCGTGACCGGGGAAATCGAGCACGTCGAGGTCTTCGGCACCGACTATGACACGCCCGATGGCACCGGCATCCGCGATTACATCCACGTCGAGGACCTCGCCGAGGCCCATGCGCTCGCCCTGGACCACCTGGTCGGCGGTGGGGAGTCCGTGAAAGTGAATCTTGGCACCGGCGTCGGCGTTTCTGTTCGCCAAATCATCGATGCCGTGGAAGAAATTACAGGCAACAAGGTGCCGGTGAAGTATGGTCCGCGTCGTGAAGGCGACCCGGCGATGCTGATCGCGGACCCGTCCCAAGCCAAGGCGGTCCTTGGCTGGGAAGCCCGCCGCAAGGACGTGCGCGACATGGTTCGCCCGGCCTGGGCGTGGGCGAACGGCCCCCGCAAGGGGCGTTATGACCGCTGA